The Doryrhamphus excisus isolate RoL2022-K1 chromosome 18, RoL_Dexc_1.0, whole genome shotgun sequence genome contains a region encoding:
- the fam210b gene encoding protein FAM210B, mitochondrial: protein MLLLTASVILPSPGLLAQWRLTAQTLKNVTCTLTRTHASQRYRTSCCCCVASTQAHLGGQQPESSSTHLSHNRDSYGFNLEPFQRVCVSAESIGQHQLGGRLSRVLRRHEGRADTVALLAGNTRLLSTMAPSRASSTASKKTTDGDNIAEDQKTDPSTPWSAGKAPAESEPDGDKPNKTQQLKKVFKEYGAVGVSFHIGMSLMSLGMFYLLISSGIDMAAVLSKVGFSEAIIQSKMAAGTSTFVLAYAVHKLFAPVRISITLVSVPLIVRYFRRTGLFKPPTSAP from the exons ATGCTCTTGCTTACGGCATCTGTGATTCTCCCGTCACCCGGTTTGTTGGCACAGTGGCGGCTTACAGCACAAACACTGAAGAACGTCACTTGTACGTTAACGAGGACACACGCGTCTCAGCGGTACCGGACcagctgttgctgctgtgtcgCCTCAACACAAGCTCACCTCGGGGGACAACAACCGGAATCATCGTCGACTCACCTCAGCCACAACCGGGACTCCTACGGTTTCAACTTGGAACCTTTTCAGCGAGTGTGTGTTAGCGCCGAGTCCATAGGTCAGCATCAACTTGGAGGCCGGTTATCGAGGGTGTTGAGGCGACACGAAGGCCGAGCAGACACGGTGGCTTTGCTAGCAGGTAACACTCGGCTTTTATCCACCATGGCGCCCAGTCGAGCTTCATCCACAGCCTCCAAAAAGACCACCGACGGTGACAACATTGCGGAG GACCAAAAAACAGACCCCTCAACTCCTTGGTCTGCAGGAAAAGCCCCCGCGGAGTCCGAGCCAGATGGAGATAAACCTAACAAGACCCAGCAGCTAAAAAAAGTCTTTAAAGAGTACGGAGCAGTGGGCGTTTCCTTTCACATCGGGATGTCCCTCATGTCTCTGGGAATGTTCTACCTCCTCATATCCAG CGGGATCGACATGGCAGCCGTGCTGAGCAAAGTGGGCTTCAGCGAGGCCATCATTCAGTCCAAGATGGCAGCGGGGACCAGTACTTTCGTCCTGGCCTACGCCGTCCACAAACTCTTTGCTCCCGTTCGCATCAGCATCACCCTGGTGTCCGTGCCGCTCATCGTGCGTTACTTCAGAAGGACGGGGCTCTTCAAACCACCCACCTCTGCACCCTGA